The following coding sequences are from one Methanosarcina sp. WWM596 window:
- a CDS encoding DUF2111 domain-containing protein, which translates to MPVLISKYLFGGEIIISLSISEDSGPEDLEPIAFAVHSLMGLPTTIRSLKRKGLRLEKGKILDRDYTGPVLEEVLKTNKIVHEVPSEGMYRGKHVVVAPIRSKDGKVVAALGVVDLLATIDLSSVFQEYTSVLQEVEDAKK; encoded by the coding sequence TTGCCTGTACTGATTTCCAAGTATCTTTTTGGGGGTGAAATCATTATTTCCCTATCTATATCAGAAGATTCAGGGCCTGAAGACCTTGAACCAATAGCATTTGCAGTGCATTCACTAATGGGACTTCCTACCACCATTAGAAGCCTCAAACGAAAAGGGCTTCGTCTGGAAAAGGGAAAAATCCTTGACCGGGACTATACAGGACCCGTTCTCGAAGAGGTGTTAAAGACCAACAAAATTGTCCATGAAGTTCCCTCAGAAGGCATGTACCGCGGAAAACATGTGGTAGTTGCTCCTATCCGTTCAAAGGATGGGAAGGTTGTTGCGGCTCTCGGGGTTGTGGACCTTCTGGCTACAATTGATCTTTCTTCTGTCTTTCAGGAATATACTTCCGTGCTGCAAGAAGTAGAAGATGCAAAAAAATAA
- a CDS encoding HisA/HisF-related TIM barrel protein yields the protein MFRVIFVMDIFNRNVVLAKGGVRENYRPISDSSAVCRTSAPLDVVESLHPEEVYIADLNVLQGKGPLDINAEIIRKVSLKADTMLDFGVSFLEDVDKALSIAGTAVIGTETGKLAVIKDAAFKNPGRISVSIDVKYGKILKQDPEIPEDPFEIVKLLNKLPLKDLIFLDLDRVGTASGFDPEFLRKLAETSVHDVLLAGGVRDMEDLFALDRLGIKGALVATAIHTGLVPLEVMNLGLEQIKKNG from the coding sequence ATGTTCCGTGTAATTTTTGTAATGGATATATTTAACCGTAACGTGGTTCTTGCAAAAGGTGGGGTCAGGGAAAATTACCGCCCGATTTCGGATTCAAGTGCTGTGTGCCGGACTTCAGCTCCCCTGGATGTAGTTGAGTCTTTACACCCTGAAGAAGTCTACATTGCCGACCTTAACGTACTGCAGGGTAAAGGTCCTCTCGATATTAATGCGGAGATTATCCGGAAGGTAAGTTTAAAGGCGGATACAATGCTTGATTTCGGGGTCTCTTTTCTAGAGGATGTGGACAAAGCACTTTCTATTGCAGGAACTGCGGTTATAGGCACGGAGACCGGCAAGCTTGCAGTAATCAAAGACGCAGCTTTCAAAAATCCGGGGCGTATCAGTGTAAGTATTGATGTCAAATATGGAAAGATTCTGAAACAAGACCCCGAGATCCCTGAAGATCCTTTTGAAATCGTCAAGCTTCTTAATAAGCTCCCTTTAAAAGACCTGATTTTCCTCGACCTTGACAGGGTCGGTACAGCTTCGGGGTTTGACCCGGAATTTCTGCGCAAACTGGCTGAAACCTCCGTACACGACGTATTGCTTGCGGGAGGGGTCAGGGATATGGAAGACCTTTTTGCTCTTGACAGGCTCGGTATAAAGGGGGCTCTGGTCGCAACTGCAATCCACACAGGGTTGGTTCCTCTGGAAGTCATGAACCTGGGACTTGAACAAATTAAAAAGAATGGTTAA
- a CDS encoding (5-formylfuran-3-yl)methyl phosphate synthase — MKLLVSPINREEAIIASRGGADIVDVKNPKEGSLGANFPWVIRDVKEGVNGRQPISATIGDFNYKPGTAALAALGAAVAGADYIKVGLYDIQTEAQALELLTKITRAVKDYDPSKKVVASGYSDYKRINSISPILLPAVAAEAGVDVVMVDTGIKDGKSTFEFMDEKELIEFTDLAHEHGLESAIAGSLKFEDLSVLERIGPDIIGVRGMVCGGDRMTTIRQELVEKLVSECQI, encoded by the coding sequence ATGAAACTGCTTGTAAGTCCAATAAATCGAGAGGAAGCAATTATCGCTTCCAGAGGCGGCGCAGACATTGTAGATGTCAAAAACCCAAAAGAAGGTTCCCTTGGAGCCAATTTCCCCTGGGTAATCAGGGACGTTAAAGAGGGTGTAAACGGCAGGCAGCCGATAAGCGCAACAATAGGAGATTTCAACTACAAACCCGGAACTGCCGCACTTGCAGCCCTTGGAGCAGCAGTCGCAGGAGCGGATTATATAAAAGTAGGCCTTTATGATATCCAGACCGAAGCACAGGCCCTTGAGCTGCTCACGAAGATTACAAGAGCCGTTAAAGACTATGACCCATCAAAAAAGGTTGTTGCCTCAGGATATTCGGACTACAAACGCATTAATTCGATTTCACCTATTTTACTCCCCGCAGTTGCTGCAGAGGCCGGAGTAGATGTTGTCATGGTAGACACTGGCATCAAGGACGGGAAATCTACCTTTGAATTCATGGATGAAAAAGAGCTGATAGAGTTTACTGACCTTGCCCATGAACACGGGCTTGAGAGTGCAATTGCTGGTTCCCTGAAATTCGAAGACCTTTCGGTTCTCGAAAGAATAGGACCCGACATAATTGGTGTTCGGGGTATGGTATGTGGCGGAGACCGAATGACTACGATCAGGCAGGAGCTGGTAGAAAAACTCGTGTCTGAGTGCCAGATTTAA
- a CDS encoding radical SAM protein: MQYEFYKNPLFRVYAEIENGCLKMNTSGVASPLIKKVLTANLSIFDGEKPANVETDRLIYSTWMPPIPSPGFDRLVKSQLSSMFGKNMPDQVTISITEDCPNNCIHCALPDTKNRAKLTPETVKDVIDQVLEMGTTFVIFDGGEPLTYHGLEALISYVNPDKAITGMFTSGVGLTEERARSLKAAGLYSLTVSFDSSYEEKHDYVRGRKGVFKSAVEAVKNGLEAGLLVNMYVVLSRDNVNELDELYTLATDLGVHELSFYEIVPTGRWMDHASEIMTPKDLRKFDNFVSQAREKEGPRVFPIPQVMKTTGCMAGRKWLHITPEGNILPCACIPIPYGNTHRDKIKDVWKIIRADPTYNAKCCLMRNPEFREKYLKLLE; encoded by the coding sequence ATGCAGTACGAGTTTTATAAAAATCCCCTTTTCAGGGTTTATGCCGAAATAGAAAATGGATGCTTGAAGATGAATACCAGTGGGGTAGCCTCTCCACTCATTAAAAAAGTCCTGACGGCAAACCTCTCGATCTTTGATGGCGAAAAGCCTGCAAATGTAGAAACTGACCGCCTGATCTATTCTACCTGGATGCCCCCGATCCCGAGTCCGGGCTTTGACCGGCTTGTGAAGAGCCAGCTCTCATCAATGTTCGGGAAAAATATGCCTGACCAGGTAACAATTTCAATTACGGAGGACTGCCCCAACAACTGTATCCACTGTGCCCTCCCGGATACAAAGAACAGGGCAAAGCTTACACCCGAGACTGTTAAAGATGTAATCGATCAGGTGCTCGAGATGGGCACAACCTTTGTGATTTTTGATGGTGGGGAGCCCCTGACCTATCATGGTCTGGAAGCCCTGATTAGCTACGTTAACCCTGATAAAGCCATTACCGGCATGTTCACCTCGGGAGTCGGACTGACAGAAGAACGCGCACGGAGCCTTAAAGCTGCAGGGTTGTATTCCCTTACGGTTAGTTTTGACAGCTCATATGAGGAAAAGCACGATTATGTAAGGGGCAGGAAAGGAGTTTTCAAAAGCGCGGTTGAAGCAGTCAAAAACGGACTTGAGGCAGGACTGCTTGTAAACATGTATGTGGTACTTTCAAGGGATAATGTCAATGAGCTTGATGAGCTCTATACCCTTGCAACAGATCTTGGAGTCCATGAACTCTCTTTCTATGAGATAGTCCCCACAGGCAGGTGGATGGACCATGCTTCTGAGATCATGACCCCAAAAGACCTCAGGAAATTTGACAATTTTGTGTCCCAGGCCAGGGAAAAAGAAGGACCCAGAGTTTTTCCAATTCCGCAGGTTATGAAGACCACAGGCTGTATGGCAGGCAGGAAGTGGCTACACATCACGCCTGAAGGAAATATTCTCCCCTGTGCCTGCATCCCTATTCCCTATGGAAATACTCACAGGGACAAAATAAAGGATGTCTGGAAAATAATCAGGGCCGACCCCACATATAATGCAAAATGCTGCCTTATGAGAAACCCCGAGTTCAGGGAAAAATACCTGAAGCTTCTGGAGTGA
- the serB gene encoding phosphoserine phosphatase SerB: protein MNCPIHNSTENKLIVFDMDSTLIDAETIDELARAAGVVSKVEEITKRAMYGDLDFEQALAERVRLLKGLPLETALDAVNQIDLMPGAAELVLYVKNRGYKTAMISGGFTIAAEMVGEVLGIDFVVSNELLVEDGCLTGEVFGPVTQSDSKAKVFEELARLYNVRPEQCVVVGDGANDACIFEIAGFAIAFNPKPILREYADVVITIKDLRAVIPVLESLSYQCCNKAQHVDIEHY, encoded by the coding sequence GTGAACTGTCCTATACATAATTCTACTGAAAACAAACTCATTGTTTTTGATATGGATAGTACCCTTATAGACGCTGAGACTATCGATGAGCTCGCCAGGGCTGCAGGTGTTGTAAGCAAAGTAGAGGAGATTACGAAGAGAGCGATGTATGGAGACCTCGATTTCGAGCAAGCGCTTGCAGAAAGGGTAAGACTTCTTAAGGGACTCCCCCTTGAAACTGCCCTTGATGCTGTAAATCAAATTGACCTTATGCCGGGAGCAGCCGAACTTGTCCTGTATGTTAAAAATCGGGGCTATAAGACTGCGATGATTTCCGGTGGATTTACCATAGCTGCCGAGATGGTAGGTGAAGTGCTTGGTATTGATTTTGTCGTTTCTAACGAACTGCTTGTGGAAGATGGTTGCCTTACGGGCGAAGTTTTCGGTCCTGTCACACAAAGTGACTCCAAAGCAAAAGTGTTTGAGGAACTGGCCCGGCTTTACAATGTCAGGCCCGAGCAGTGTGTGGTTGTCGGGGACGGTGCAAACGATGCCTGTATTTTTGAAATCGCAGGTTTTGCCATAGCTTTCAATCCAAAGCCCATCCTCAGGGAATATGCGGACGTGGTCATAACTATAAAAGATCTGAGAGCCGTGATCCCTGTTCTTGAATCTCTTTCTTATCAATGTTGTAATAAGGCACAGCATGTCGACATCGAACATTACTAA
- a CDS encoding UbiA family prenyltransferase: MSLTARIGELSPYLRLLRPELYYMDLTLPAASAILASYLATGGLPLFVPFLIAVIGGFAAITSSYVFNDCCDVDIDTINIPDRPLPASIISKNSAIMYALFLLLIAAAAATYLNPESLAVLFIAAATITIYSIFAKRSTFLSFLPVGISYGLVPIGIWLAFDPAGILKGSDGVILPLPAICFGLMMCVTDWAFTLGGVARDVEGDRLKGAPTMPVTFGIPFTARFVTFWWIIGVIASVIIGWSARLGPVFFAGALASGLWLLAQCFDFIKHPTPERGGALFLNGSNYRAIMFGSMILDVVLCIYLGSYTSILW; encoded by the coding sequence TTGTCCCTTACAGCAAGAATCGGGGAACTCAGCCCCTACCTCCGATTGCTGAGACCCGAACTCTACTACATGGACCTTACCCTCCCCGCCGCAAGCGCAATTCTTGCTTCCTACCTGGCAACCGGAGGGCTGCCCTTATTTGTCCCCTTCTTGATTGCCGTGATAGGAGGCTTTGCGGCCATAACCAGTTCATATGTATTCAATGACTGCTGCGATGTTGATATCGACACAATCAATATCCCTGACCGCCCTCTTCCTGCCTCGATAATCTCGAAAAATTCGGCGATAATGTATGCCCTCTTTCTTTTGCTTATCGCAGCTGCGGCAGCCACGTACCTGAACCCGGAATCCCTTGCGGTCCTATTTATCGCAGCTGCAACTATCACCATTTACTCAATCTTTGCAAAGCGCAGCACCTTCCTGAGCTTCCTACCTGTGGGTATCTCCTACGGGCTTGTACCTATAGGCATCTGGCTTGCCTTTGACCCTGCAGGGATTTTGAAAGGCAGCGACGGAGTGATACTGCCCCTGCCTGCAATCTGCTTCGGGCTCATGATGTGCGTTACGGACTGGGCTTTTACTCTGGGAGGCGTTGCCAGAGATGTAGAAGGAGACCGGTTAAAAGGTGCTCCCACAATGCCAGTAACTTTTGGAATTCCTTTTACCGCCAGGTTTGTGACCTTCTGGTGGATTATCGGAGTTATTGCTTCAGTAATAATAGGCTGGTCAGCCAGACTCGGACCGGTGTTTTTTGCGGGAGCTCTTGCCTCAGGGCTCTGGCTACTCGCTCAGTGCTTTGATTTTATCAAACACCCAACTCCTGAGAGAGGTGGGGCGCTTTTCCTTAACGGCTCAAACTACAGGGCAATAATGTTCGGATCAATGATCTTGGACGTGGTGCTCTGTATATACCTTGGATCTTATACCTCCATTCTCTGGTGA
- a CDS encoding DUF166 domain-containing protein — protein MTIIGVITRGKYGHRLVDVIKEHSDFSVITADLPEFVPIFIEEPNEFLENLNFDLRVFSADLVVTYSLHPDLTSAIAKLASEAGVRSLIVPGGASRASVPELKQISETSGMDIEVDETCCTLEPNSFNRPFADIFGSPVLKVKTEKGKISKVEVIKGAPCGSTWHMAKELVGVPVTDAPPKAGLLIQQYPCRAIRGEMGGIHESAELHKQALITALENEE, from the coding sequence ATGACTATAATAGGAGTTATCACACGGGGCAAGTACGGGCATCGCCTTGTTGATGTTATAAAAGAACACAGCGATTTTTCAGTTATAACTGCCGACCTGCCCGAGTTTGTGCCCATATTCATTGAGGAACCCAATGAGTTTTTGGAAAATCTGAATTTCGACCTGCGTGTCTTTTCTGCCGACCTCGTGGTTACTTATTCCCTGCATCCGGACCTGACCTCGGCAATTGCAAAGCTTGCCTCAGAAGCCGGGGTACGCTCTTTGATTGTACCGGGAGGGGCTTCCAGAGCATCGGTTCCCGAACTTAAACAGATTTCCGAAACTTCCGGAATGGATATAGAGGTGGATGAAACTTGCTGTACCCTCGAACCCAACTCATTCAACCGTCCATTTGCTGATATTTTCGGGTCCCCGGTTTTGAAAGTTAAAACCGAAAAGGGAAAAATCTCTAAAGTTGAGGTCATAAAAGGTGCCCCATGCGGGAGTACCTGGCATATGGCCAAAGAACTTGTCGGAGTGCCGGTAACAGATGCTCCCCCAAAAGCCGGACTGTTGATCCAGCAATATCCATGCCGGGCTATCAGGGGCGAAATGGGGGGGATTCATGAGTCTGCAGAACTTCACAAACAGGCGCTCATAACAGCGCTTGAGAATGAGGAATGA
- a CDS encoding F420-dependent methylenetetrahydromethanopterin dehydrogenase, with protein MVNIGFIKMGNLGMSQVINLIQDEIAAREGITVRVFGTGAKMGPADAADTESFKQWNADFVVIISPNAAAPGPTAARELWKDVPCIVVSDGPTKKEAREAFEQDGFGYIILPVDPLIGAKREFLDPVEMASFNSDAMKVLSICGVVRLIQEELDKVAEQVASGKSGKDLELPHIFAKPEKCVEHAGFANPYAKAKALASLHMAEKVAQVNFPACFMLKEIDQVCLTAAAGHEIMGAAAILATQAREIEKSNDTVFRQPHAKNGALLKKVQLYEKPQ; from the coding sequence ATGGTCAACATAGGTTTTATAAAAATGGGCAACCTGGGAATGAGCCAGGTTATCAATCTGATCCAGGATGAAATTGCAGCGCGAGAAGGAATAACCGTAAGAGTATTCGGCACTGGTGCCAAAATGGGCCCTGCCGATGCCGCGGACACTGAAAGCTTCAAGCAGTGGAATGCTGACTTCGTAGTAATTATCAGTCCGAACGCAGCAGCCCCAGGCCCTACCGCAGCTCGTGAACTCTGGAAAGATGTGCCCTGTATCGTAGTTTCAGACGGCCCTACAAAAAAGGAGGCTCGTGAGGCATTTGAGCAGGATGGTTTCGGATACATTATCCTTCCGGTAGACCCACTTATCGGAGCAAAGAGGGAATTCCTCGACCCCGTCGAAATGGCATCCTTCAATTCCGATGCTATGAAAGTGCTTTCCATCTGTGGTGTTGTAAGACTTATCCAGGAAGAGCTCGACAAAGTAGCCGAACAAGTAGCATCCGGAAAGTCAGGAAAGGACCTTGAACTTCCGCACATCTTCGCAAAACCCGAAAAATGTGTAGAACACGCAGGCTTTGCAAATCCTTACGCAAAAGCAAAAGCTCTTGCATCCCTTCACATGGCTGAGAAAGTTGCACAGGTTAACTTCCCTGCTTGCTTCATGTTAAAAGAAATCGACCAGGTATGCCTCACAGCCGCAGCCGGGCACGAAATAATGGGAGCTGCAGCAATACTCGCAACCCAGGCAAGAGAAATTGAAAAATCCAATGACACCGTCTTCAGACAGCCACACGCAAAGAACGGAGCCCTGTTGAAAAAGGTCCAGTTATACGAAAAGCCACAGTAA
- a CDS encoding coiled-coil protein: MLKELQKKRSDLKDISEEAKEKRNTLNAEASALAAKRNDLNKKTKDLINEAQELKVRRDEINEKVSEYKNKRDDTNAKANDLFSKADSIRKQNNLGGPSIKALRKDIDRLEFTQQTEVLSTSKERELVGKITQLQKQYHVKKVQLESNLELKDILDEAQKIRDEASEYHNELAEYARQAQEYHEKMIAAFKEADRTRAESDIAHREFVKAQEAADEQHKMFINAQKEIRDLDKEIFKLKKKDKDGKSRVIKSELQKDAKSIFDKFKGGAKLTTEDLMTLQRSGLV, encoded by the coding sequence ATGCTAAAGGAATTGCAGAAAAAAAGATCAGATTTGAAGGACATTTCTGAAGAAGCCAAGGAAAAAAGGAATACTTTAAACGCTGAGGCCAGTGCTCTTGCCGCCAAGCGCAATGACCTGAACAAGAAAACAAAAGACCTTATCAATGAAGCCCAGGAACTAAAAGTTCGCAGGGACGAGATCAACGAGAAGGTAAGTGAATACAAGAACAAGCGCGATGATACCAACGCCAAAGCAAATGATCTATTTTCAAAGGCAGATTCGATCAGGAAGCAGAACAACCTTGGCGGGCCTTCAATTAAAGCCTTAAGGAAAGATATCGATCGCCTTGAGTTCACTCAACAGACTGAAGTCCTGAGTACCAGCAAGGAAAGAGAACTTGTTGGCAAGATTACCCAGCTTCAGAAACAATACCATGTTAAAAAAGTCCAGCTCGAGAGCAACCTCGAACTGAAAGATATCCTGGATGAAGCTCAGAAAATAAGGGATGAAGCTTCAGAGTACCATAACGAACTTGCCGAATATGCCAGGCAGGCCCAGGAATACCACGAGAAAATGATTGCCGCCTTCAAGGAAGCTGACAGAACCCGGGCAGAGTCGGACATTGCACATCGGGAATTTGTAAAAGCCCAGGAAGCAGCTGACGAACAGCACAAGATGTTCATCAACGCTCAGAAGGAAATCAGAGATCTCGACAAAGAAATCTTCAAGCTTAAAAAGAAAGACAAGGACGGAAAGTCCCGTGTCATCAAGTCCGAACTTCAGAAGGATGCCAAATCCATTTTCGATAAGTTCAAGGGCGGAGCAAAACTCACTACCGAAGACCTGATGACTCTTCAGCGGTCTGGTTTAGTCTAA
- the tnpB gene encoding IS200/IS605 family element RNA-guided endonuclease TnpB, protein MLQAFKFRLYPTTTQAIQLNQHIGSCRFVYNWALDQKIKTYEQTGESISRFDLNKLIPTLKASNEWLGEVNSQSLQGMTKQVESAFTRFFREKTGFPKFKSKKNPIQSFPVPQHYTVNFENNTIKLPKIEPIKAVLHRKFEGEPKTATVSRTCKGHYYISILVEDGKELPVKEAFTESTTVGIDVGIKDFAVLSTGEKVENPKYLKNSLKRLKVLQKRVSRKQKGSKNRAKAKRRLAVLHDKITNQRNDFQNKLSFRLVSENQAVALETLNVKGMVKNHHLAQAISDSAWSSFVTKLEYKAQWFGKTVLRIGQFEPSSKLCSVCGYHNKELQLKDREWICPDCKTKHDRDINAAINIKKFALIDQNLIGL, encoded by the coding sequence ATGCTGCAAGCGTTCAAATTTAGACTCTATCCTACAACTACACAAGCTATTCAATTGAATCAGCATATAGGTAGCTGTAGATTTGTCTATAATTGGGCACTTGACCAGAAAATTAAAACTTATGAGCAGACAGGGGAATCAATTTCCAGATTTGACTTAAACAAATTAATTCCTACTCTAAAGGCTTCTAATGAGTGGTTAGGAGAAGTTAACTCTCAATCATTACAGGGGATGACTAAGCAGGTTGAATCCGCTTTCACTAGATTCTTTAGAGAGAAAACAGGGTTTCCAAAGTTCAAATCAAAAAAGAATCCGATACAGTCTTTCCCTGTACCTCAACACTACACTGTAAACTTTGAAAATAATACTATCAAGCTTCCTAAAATAGAACCAATTAAAGCAGTTCTTCACAGGAAGTTTGAAGGAGAGCCTAAAACGGCTACGGTATCAAGGACATGTAAAGGACATTACTACATCAGTATCCTTGTTGAAGATGGAAAAGAACTTCCAGTAAAGGAAGCTTTCACAGAATCAACAACAGTAGGAATTGATGTAGGTATCAAAGACTTTGCTGTCCTTTCAACAGGAGAAAAGGTTGAGAATCCAAAGTACTTGAAAAACTCTCTTAAAAGGCTCAAAGTATTACAGAAAAGAGTCTCAAGGAAACAGAAAGGCTCTAAGAACAGGGCAAAAGCTAAACGAAGACTTGCTGTACTCCATGACAAAATAACAAATCAGAGAAATGACTTCCAGAACAAACTCTCTTTTAGACTTGTTAGCGAAAACCAAGCTGTAGCTCTGGAAACTCTAAATGTTAAAGGCATGGTTAAGAATCATCACTTAGCACAGGCTATAAGTGATTCTGCGTGGAGTAGTTTTGTAACAAAGTTGGAATATAAGGCTCAATGGTTTGGAAAAACCGTCCTGAGAATAGGACAATTTGAACCATCTTCTAAGCTATGTAGTGTGTGTGGATACCACAATAAAGAGCTTCAGCTAAAAGACAGAGAATGGATTTGTCCAGACTGTAAAACCAAACACGATAGAGACATTAATGCCGCTATCAATATCAAAAAATTCGCTCTCATAGATCAGAATCTAATTGGATTATGA
- a CDS encoding NAD(P)/FAD-dependent oxidoreductase produces MDAEIIVIGASPAGLMAARNACEKGADVLLLEKKKEIGNPPHPANSFFKGMLDKCGEKIDPSYVVHYLRGMKIISPEGREVIVETPGYSIDKTSFDRFYAEKVIKTGVDLKTGIEVNSIRKEGGEFAIITSAGVFRSKLIVISDGINSKMASLLGLKTMKHPGDIAWGIELDVKAPRLGKPEMFEYYVGNHAPGWKTTYAPRGGDNAAIGAYVRRCGKDATPYLNAWVERFKKLKGLEELEVVRKLSGGDPIVTIPGEYITDGIMVAGGAAGQSGIGYAMRAGQICGDVAADAVKKGDVSKSALSEYRKTWEKEFKVEHYLGRIGLETLRKMTDREIDEMVRVFEKEDLSFIHGSAFEQAMQVFLFMLKKKPSAMLKYRAFLRNK; encoded by the coding sequence ATGGATGCGGAAATTATTGTAATCGGGGCGTCTCCTGCAGGGCTCATGGCTGCCAGAAATGCCTGTGAAAAGGGTGCAGATGTCCTTTTGCTGGAAAAAAAGAAAGAGATAGGGAATCCGCCACACCCTGCAAACTCTTTTTTTAAGGGGATGCTTGACAAGTGTGGAGAAAAGATAGATCCATCTTATGTCGTACATTACCTTAGGGGGATGAAGATCATCTCCCCTGAAGGGCGCGAAGTTATAGTAGAAACCCCTGGCTATTCTATCGACAAAACAAGCTTTGACCGGTTTTATGCTGAAAAAGTAATCAAAACAGGAGTTGACCTCAAGACAGGGATAGAGGTAAACAGTATCCGAAAAGAAGGTGGAGAATTTGCCATAATTACTTCGGCAGGGGTCTTCAGGTCGAAACTTATAGTAATTTCCGACGGCATCAATTCAAAAATGGCATCCCTTCTTGGTCTGAAGACAATGAAACATCCGGGGGATATTGCCTGGGGGATTGAGCTGGACGTCAAGGCTCCAAGGCTCGGGAAACCTGAAATGTTTGAGTACTATGTAGGAAACCACGCTCCCGGCTGGAAAACCACCTATGCACCCAGAGGAGGTGATAATGCCGCGATTGGAGCTTATGTGCGCAGGTGTGGGAAGGATGCAACCCCTTACCTGAATGCCTGGGTGGAACGTTTCAAAAAGCTTAAAGGACTCGAGGAACTTGAGGTTGTAAGAAAACTTTCCGGGGGAGACCCTATCGTCACCATACCGGGGGAATACATTACAGATGGGATAATGGTAGCTGGAGGAGCTGCAGGCCAGTCAGGGATAGGCTATGCAATGAGGGCAGGCCAGATATGCGGAGATGTTGCGGCAGATGCTGTAAAAAAGGGAGACGTCTCAAAAAGTGCTCTTTCGGAATACAGGAAAACCTGGGAAAAAGAATTTAAGGTCGAGCATTACCTGGGCCGTATAGGGCTTGAAACCCTCAGGAAGATGACGGACAGGGAAATCGATGAAATGGTAAGGGTATTTGAAAAAGAAGACCTGTCCTTTATCCATGGCAGCGCCTTTGAACAGGCTATGCAGGTATTTCTCTTCATGCTGAAGAAGAAACCCTCGGCTATGCTGAAATACAGAGCATTCCTTAGGAATAAGTAA
- the tmk gene encoding dTMP kinase, with protein MRGKLITLEGIDGSGKSTVAKKLQESSELCVFEPVFTREPTRGTLTGNAVENAIQSDTDQLAELFLFTADHAEHLAKLVKPALENGKTVISDRYSDSRYAYQGITLKNLLENPLEWVRNLHRDWTVVPDLTFLFDIEPEIAVKRCGKRGEQTKFEKIEFLRGVRELFLGLAAEEPERFVVVDASGSPEDVEKTVVQKILDFFQVD; from the coding sequence ATGCGAGGCAAACTGATCACACTTGAAGGTATTGACGGTTCAGGCAAAAGTACGGTTGCAAAAAAACTTCAGGAAAGCTCTGAACTTTGTGTTTTTGAGCCGGTCTTTACCAGAGAACCGACAAGAGGCACCCTCACCGGAAATGCTGTTGAAAATGCTATTCAGTCGGATACAGACCAGCTTGCTGAACTCTTCCTTTTTACAGCTGACCATGCCGAGCACCTGGCAAAGCTTGTAAAACCTGCCCTTGAGAACGGGAAAACCGTGATTTCGGACCGTTATTCCGACAGCCGCTATGCTTACCAGGGGATTACCCTTAAAAACCTTCTCGAGAACCCGCTTGAATGGGTGAGAAACCTTCATAGAGACTGGACAGTTGTTCCGGACCTTACCTTTCTTTTTGACATTGAACCTGAAATTGCAGTAAAACGCTGCGGCAAGCGGGGAGAACAAACCAAATTCGAAAAGATAGAATTTTTACGAGGAGTCCGAGAGCTTTTCCTCGGGCTTGCCGCAGAAGAGCCGGAGCGTTTTGTAGTTGTCGATGCCTCCGGTTCTCCGGAGGACGTGGAAAAAACAGTCGTACAAAAAATTCTCGACTTTTTCCAGGTGGATTGA